Proteins encoded in a region of the Poecile atricapillus isolate bPoeAtr1 chromosome 26, bPoeAtr1.hap1, whole genome shotgun sequence genome:
- the LOC131588606 gene encoding gastrula zinc finger protein XlCGF49.1-like, whose amino-acid sequence MEEEEKAERKMLWDPQAGTELQRETREDKSPQQNLVDEAVLSSSKGQESNGEEMTKGSPTGRGSKPIPGCSEEKRPPLCFIQRSNLVVHEQLHAGEKPYWCLECGKSFSHTSHLFIHHQVHTGQWPYQCLECGKSFNCTSHLIPHMRQHTGERPYECGECGKSFSLSSVLVQHQKLHSGERPYKCFGCGKSFCQKSSLISHQKSHSEERPYECPECGKGFRTRSNLLRHQKTHTEERPLCC is encoded by the coding sequence gcactgagctgcagagggagaccagggaggacaaatccccacagcagaacctcgtggacgaggccgttttgagcagctccaaggggcaggaatccaatggggaggaaaTGACAAAGGGATCCCCCACagggaggggctccaaacccatcccagggtgctctgaggagaaaAGACCCCCCCTGTGCTTCATCCAGAGATCCAacctggtggtccatgagcagcttcacgccggggagaagccctactggtgcttggaatgtgggaagagcttcagccacacCTCCCACCTCTTCATCCACCACCAAGTACACACGGGGCAATGGCCCTAccagtgcttggaatgtggcAAGAGCTTCAACTGCACCTCCCATCTCATCCCCCACATGCGGCAGcacacaggggaacggccctacgagtgtggggaatgtgggaagagcttcagcctgagctctgtcctggtCCAGCACCAGAAGCTCCACTctggggaacggccctacaAGTGCTTCGGGTGTGGCAAGAGCTTCTGCCAGAAATCCAGCCTGATCAGCCACCAGAAGAGCCACAGTGAGGAacggccctacgagtgtcctgagtgtgggaaagGATTTCGGACCAGGTCAAATCTCCTGAGGCATCAAAAAACACACACGGAGGAGAGGCCCTTGTGCTGctga